A stretch of Panthera tigris isolate Pti1 chromosome E2, P.tigris_Pti1_mat1.1, whole genome shotgun sequence DNA encodes these proteins:
- the LOC102971337 gene encoding LOW QUALITY PROTEIN: uncharacterized protein LOC102971337 (The sequence of the model RefSeq protein was modified relative to this genomic sequence to represent the inferred CDS: inserted 1 base in 1 codon), whose protein sequence is MAEFSGKSTPLGNWEDGKRQLRQNQEDRRQQPRRAPLKMKPTARGQPAEPAGIPSDDCQQLLRILFTTEERERIQLEARKLVPGDDGRPTSNPDLINAAFPLTRPPQDEWDYNTAEAKRVYSNRDAPEERQIKATEKMTKVLAAIVQKEQPPPEGTQTTCPPRRHLDKDQVTLQVEGTLVQFLVGTGAQHSVLVKPHGKVSEKSSCVQGATGIKKYPWTTQRTVDLGTGKVTHSFLVIPDXPCPLLGRDLLTKMGAQIHFQPGGPTVTDFHNQRISVLTVKLEDEYRLHQEPTPRDQDIEPWLQRLADAWAEMGGMGLAKHRPALFIEVKPGMDPVRVRQYPMPTEAKNGITPHIRCLLDFGVLRTCHSAWNTPLLPVRKPNSREYRPVQDLREVNKRVMDIHPTIPNPYTLLSALSPEKQWYTVLDLKDAFFSLPLAPKSQELFAFEWTDPDRGINGQLTWTRLPQGFKNSPTLFDEALHEDLSECRQQHPNITLLQYVDD, encoded by the exons ATGGCGGAGTTTAGTGGAAAATCCACCCCCTTG GGGAACTGGGAGGATGGGAAGCGGCAGCTGCGCCAGAACCAGGAGGACAGGAGGCAGCAGCCGCGCCGGGCCCCATTGAAAATGAAACCAACCGCGAGGGGCCAGCCGGCCGAACCCGCGGGCATACCCAGC GATGACTGTCAGCAGCTCCTCCGCATCCTGTTCACTACAGAGGAGCGAGAGAGGATCCAATTAGAAGCAAGAAAGCTGGTTCCCGGAGACGACGGTCGGCCGACATCTAACCCTGACCTCATTAATGCGGCTTTCCCCCTAACCAGACCTCCACAGGACGAATGGGACTACAACACAGCAGAAG CAAAACGGGTCTACAGCAACAGGGACgccccagaagagagacagatcaaggccacagagaaaatgactaaagTCCTGGCCGCTATAGTCCAGAAAGAACAGCCACCCCCAGAAGGCACTCAAACAACATGCCCTCCCAGGCGGCACTTAGATAAAGATCA GGTAACATTGCAAGTGGAGGGGACCCTGGTCCAGTTCCTAGTTGGTACCGGGGCACAGCACTCAGTTCTGGTCAAGCCCCATggaaaagtatctgaaaaatcaTCCTGCGTACAAGGGGCCACCGGAATAAAGAAATACCCCTGGACAACTCAGAGGACTGTGGACTTAGGAACTGGGAAGGTAACCCACTCCTTCCTGGTCATTCCCG AGCCCTGCCCCCTGTTGGGGAGGGATTTGCTTACCAAAATGGGGGCCCAAATTCATTTCCAACCGGGGGGGCCCACAGTGACTGACTTCCACAATCAACGCATATCTGTACTCACTGTGAAACTAGAAGATGAATATAGGCTCCATCAGGAACCCACTCCTCGGGATCAGGACATCGAGCCCTGGCTTCAACGCCTTGCAGACGCGTGGGCAGAAATGGGTGGTATGGGGTTAGCAAAACATCGCCCAGCCCTATTTATAGAGGTCAAGCCTGGGATGGACCCCGTCCGCGTGCGCCAATACCCTATGCCCACGGAAGCCAAAAATGGCATCACACCGCACATCCGCTGCCTCCTTGACTTCGGGGTCCTACGCACCTGCCACTCAGCATGGAATACCCCCCTGCTGCCCGTGCGCAAACCCAACAGCAGGGAATACAGACCAGTGCAGGACCTGAGAGAAGTCAATAAGCGGGTGATGGACATACATCCAACCATTCCTAACCCCTATACTCTCCTGAGCGCCCTCAGCCCAGAAAAACAATGGTATACTGTTCTGGAtctaaaagatgcttttttcagCCTACCACTAGCGCCTAAAAGTCAAGAGCTATTTGCATTCGAGTGGACAGATCCAGACAGGGGCATAAATGGCCAGCTCACTTGGACCAGACTGCCACAAGGATTCAAGAACTCTCCGACCCTGTTCGACGAGGCTCTACACGAAGATTTAAGTGAGTGCAGACAACAACACCCTAATATAACTCTCCTACAGTATGTTGATGAT